Below is a window of Aquarana catesbeiana isolate 2022-GZ linkage group LG11, ASM4218655v1, whole genome shotgun sequence DNA.
ctgtggggacactcatatgttagtgttaggaccacagatatcagggtgctgtgacgaggctctgtggcttacgcatgcgtttgcaaatgtgtgcagactaaacccctgtttttaacgcatactattagacatagacataaagctacctgaagacaattgctggtgttcaggtcgatttggttgtctgcgagctggtggtaagtaggcttggaattttttcctgggcattccccagactttgtttgTATCCATGTGTTTACCATGTATACATTTGTGAACATGATGATACTATTTTTATGCATACGTACAAAATATGATAATATTTACTTATTGacttttttatatgaattttattattgttatgcatttatataatttttactcCAACAATAAAATGTAACTACATTTATCTACACGAGtcaaccacctcatttaaagtcccaaaaatcccccttttttttctcataTGCTAAAACATAAGGCATACTGTATCTCTGATCCATGATGTGCATCTCAGATCTGCAAGTCAGCGCACTAAAACAATATAGTGAATAGCAATACAAGTAAAGCACACACTAAACCATATTTTCTGCCATAGCTTTACCAGTCTAGATTCCTTAGAAACTGGACAGCTCTCTCAATGGTGGTGGTGAGACACCAATTCAAGCAAGAGCATTAGGCAGTTGTGGCCCAAATGTCATGTGTAACTTTTGGGCCAccatcatgggcgtccgcagaacttttttcagggggggggcataattttatggacacccatgctcggccccttttcgacaatgtcatgaagggaggggcttagtcactgccactgtgccaaacgctgccactgtgccatcaaacgctgccagtgtgccatcaaacgctgccagtgtgccatcaaacgctgccagtgtgccatcaaacgctgccagtgtaccatcaaacgctgccactgtgccatcaaacactgccagtgtgccatcaaatgctgccagtgtgccatcaaacgcagccactgtgccatcaaacgctgccagtgtgccttcaaacgttgccagtgtgcccatcatatgttgccagtgtgcccatcatgattggcggagaggcggtttagtgttaggaaagtgaatagtcattcacttttctaacacagctgagtgacctgcatggcgcttgtaggtcaccatttttgacgcctattagagcctatggctttaatcaggtgcttaaaaacaccccccgccgatgtaattcaggcgtcctgcccccgaaaaggggccgggcacctgagtagggggtggcagcggcggccatagaatgattcatgcaatgcatgaatctatctataggtgatagaggggtggcaggagagagggggcggcgctcccgtgcgcccttaatgcacgggccgccattgtgttgtggccatattttgatcttgatgaaaacagctatacagactgtataatacagtctgtatagctgtttccatcaagatcaaaatatggccacaacagttcCAGTTGTATtgaaatacaaaaaaattgtacaTAGTGGTATacaggcactgctgttacctgtggttcttcagggtCGGGATAGTCCAGGCACAGGCAGTCACTCAGGCAGTGTATTCCCTGTCGTCCCCGCCACTGCACGCCACGCAGCTGtgacctgtgggaggagccggcCCCGCCGGCCGGATCGGCATAGCAGCAACAACATATTTTACacaggcagaggcagcagccaatcgAGGCGGGTCAGTGTCACATTAAGCAGAGCGGCGAGCGCAGAGGCTCGAGCGGCAGAGCCAATCTGATGCTTGAccaggggtgaggagggagggacggTCACGCACGGATGCATGTAGTCAGTAAAGACAGCCCCAGCAGCAGCCAGgctttgaaaaaaaacaccaaGGCTGCCGCGGAGGCGGCTGCGGCGGCCGTTGCAACACAAGGAGGATTTCAACACACAGATTCCAGGGGGGGGGCAAATGACCCCCCTTGCCCTATGGTGCGGACGCCCATGGCCACCATGTCACAATGCCACACCTGCTGCCATATGTATTGACCTAAGTATGTTTACATCTGACATTCAGGGGATTCCTGGCAGGAGTCAGAACTCAGAGATGGGTGTTTTAGAGTTTCTCTACCCATAATATCAAACACAAGAGGGAAACATCAGTGATGGACCACTCAGATTTAGAATAAAAAAATCCCTTTATTAGTGATATCCCTTCAAAAGGTCATCTTGCCCTCCTTAGCCAATGTATATTTAAAACTGACAATTGTCATATATTCTCCCAGGAGGCATATATCTATATAAAAGGACATGTGATAAAACTATCAACAGTACCACCAGTAAGTAATGCAAACAACAACTGAAATACGTCCAGACTGCCACACATAACAGATATAACTACTCAAATAGGATAGCAAGCTTTAAGGGTAGAGCAATTGGAAATGCATAGATTTACATTCGTAGAAAAGGTTGTAAATGTAAAAAAGTCTCAGTTGACtcaatataagacccctttcacactgaggcgctttgcaggtgctatagagttaaaaatagcgcctgcaaagggcacctgaaacagcggctccattcactccagtgtgaaagcccgaggactttcacactggggcgctgcgctggcagggtgtcagaaaaagtcctgccagcagcttctttggagcacatTAGGAGCCGTGAgttcaccgctcctccccattgaaatcaatggggcagcgttgctataccgccggcaaaacggcgCTGCAGCgccgttttgcgggcggatttaaccacttttcagctgaatagcgccgctttaccgctgatacCTGGGGCaacacagtgtgaaaggggtctaaaaatgtTATAGAcagtctctaagacccctttcacactgtgccgccccggcaTCAGCGGTAAATTGGTgttatttttagtgccgctttaccgttgttttagcagcgctattcggcagctagcggggtggttttaacccccgctagcggccgaaaagggggtaaatccgcccgcaaaacgtgCTGCAGCTGcattttgccggtggtatagcagtgctgctccattgatttcaatggggaggagcggtgaacTCACGGCTCTTAatgtgctccaaagaagctgctggcaggactttttctgacaccctgccagcgcagcgctccagtgtgaaagtcctttgggctttcacactggagtgaatggaatATAATAAATACCATGTAAATACTACGGTCAGATCATTTGCTAAAACATAAGGCATatctctgatccatggtgtgcATCTCAGATCTGCAAGTAAGTGCATTAAAACAATATGGTTAAAAAAATGAACATGCTGATGGAAGGAGAGAACATAGTGAGAGACCTTATAAGTCTTTCATTGTCCGGATAGCAGGCTGGGGGTGGAGGGAGGGCCCTGCTGTGTTCCTTAGATCTAATTGGTGTCCTCCACCTGGCTgtgttgtgtaaatctcaggaattaATGAACacaaatacaaatcatttggcaggtatAATAGCTTCCGTATAAGTATTTAATCTGTTTGTATGAAATTTcggtttaaagcgtaactccacttttgttgagaaaaaaacattcccctctgggtgatctttgtacattgcaaggattataacaacctttgttgcagattcctaccttttgttattctgaagtaatccctgtgtgtttgtctgtgcctctgtactgactATGTCTAATGGGAGtgttttcataattaactgtcaggtgtgcagctgcagagcactaatgaggaaatctgttgggcctgcattcctttagacgtgttcctattgaaagtatctctccaaaaatgacatatttgttgcaggggatgcctgaaatctgacttgtatcttaggcagacttctgagaaaatcagtgagccaatcacacaagcaggaaatgaggtttctggggagtggtcagtacatacTCTgagtacagaacaactccatgtagccatattgctttgcatttatagaaaattacagtggctgcagattgaaaaggaaaggtcatttttaataacatttaattacaatatgattagtgttgcaattatatgcgctatattattttttctttatttgctatttttttcccccacgaaagtggagttaccagtggcgactggtgttcaaaatttttgggggggcgcaaaaaaattttgaaaaaaaaatcatcaattgcagccactgtgccctcaaacgcagccactgtgccatcaaatgctgccactgtgtccatcaaacgcagccactgtgccaaacgctgccactgtgcccatcaaacgcagccactgtgctatcaaacgctgccagtgtgcccatcaaatgctgccagtgtgcccatcaaatgctgccagtgtgcccattaaatgctgccagtgtgcccttgaatgcccccagtgtgacccccacctgctcgccgtctgcccggcacttaccctgtcttggtggggcaatCAGTGGAGTCCTTCGTGGGGGTCCTTCGTGCGTCttctgccgtcctcatctcccgccctctcctcctgataagcgtccaatagcggcgcttgcccattaaacgcagccactatgctatcaaacgctgccagtgtgcccatcaaatgctgccagtgtgcccatcaaacgctgccagtgtgcccatcaaatgctgccagtgtgcccattaaatactgccagtgtgcccttgaatgcccccagtgtgacccccgcccgctcgccgtctgcccggcacttaccctgtcttggtggggcaatGAGTGGGGTTCTTCGTGGGGGTCCTTcgtgcgtctcctgctgtcctcatctcccgccctctcctcctgatgagcgtccaatagcggcgcttgtcatttcagccaattaggtgacaGGTAAcaaatccgagcacctgattgtcggagaggcggtttagtgttaggaaagcgaatattcattcgcttttctaacacagctgagtgacctgcgagcgcccagcatggcgctcgcaggtcacctttttgctttaaaaacaacccccgccgctgtaattcagaatccctgcgcccgaaaaggggccgggcgcttgaatagagggtggcagcggcggccatagatagattaatgcaatgtatgaatctatctattggtaatagaggggggtggcaggagagagggggtggcgcccgtgcgcccttaatgcatgggccgccatGGGAGTTATCCTTTAAATTTCTAATATTAACAATAACGCGCGCGTGGCGTAAAGTCCGTGACATAAACATAGAGGTTTGTCAACCTATTTGAAATTTTCTGCTATCATTTTGCTATTGCTCCTTTACTCCCTAAAAAAAGAAGATGAACACCTCACTGTGACCTGAGCACTTCGATGGATTATCACGGAGTGAAGGATATAATAGTAATGGGTCCCGGTAGCTCAGTGCTGTATGTCATACTCGAGCAGAGGACGGCAGACTTCAGTTGGCTACTAACTGGTGAAAGCAGATTTAAGGCAATTGTGAATGAGCAGAAAGTAATTGTGGATTGCATGGGAAGAAATCAGAGAGTTGTGTTTGTAAAGGATGGAGGCTGGCCCCAGATCTTCACACCTACAGATTCAGCAACATTGCTTGAGGCAAAGAGATCTCTTTCAAATCTCCGGATGGGGGGCTCTCCAGCACACTTGTGGATCCTGTCTGACTAGGCTGAGCTAAATGACATCATAAATGTTTGGTAAGGGGGCATGATAGTATAGCTAACATCTCTTATAGCAACACTGATACTAAAATAGAAATAGTTGAAGCTTTGTCTCCACATTTTCCAGCACTCAGGAGTGGTCACAACATTGGGTGACCATGGAAAGGCTCTCGGGGGCAATGAACAGATGCAGCACAAGGCATCCAAAATAGCACGTTCCTAAGGAGaataaaaggaaaactttttttttttttttgcagagatttTCCAACATGTCTGTGTGAAATAACTAGCAATGCTCAGAAACACTTAATTCCAGTCTGGCATCTACTACGTAGCCTGATTACTGCACCGATCGACTGCAGAACTTGCATTGATTTGGCTATAAATGGTCATCCTAAGCCAATTGCCTGAAATAACGGGGCTgacttactaaaggagttgagaatattCATAGAATAAATTGTGTAAATATTGAATTTCCAACTATGTGCAGATCAAATAAGTAAGTAGGGATTACAAGGATAAGTAAACAGGGATTTTCTTTTCACAtgtttggataattgaagtgaatcttcaCACGTTTATTCCCAATTGCTTTACTAAATTGGCTTCTCTGACATTTCTTAATTTGGGGCGCAAGGTTGGCAAAATTCAGGTAGTATACAGCCAAACATAATTTaacaagaagaagaaagaagaatttttgggactttaaatgaggttcaaGGGGGCGGCCGTTcaggtcccctcctccatccccgttcaaaatttgaaatttaaaaggagagcaagaggcgggactttacatgaagcggATAAATAAATTGGGTAAAAGACAGCTTTCAATTGGTTCAAAttgtcatatatttacatatttcatttttattgcattaTGCTATAtctcaatatttttatatttcattagaACCTAATATAGCACAGTAGTAAACCTTCCAACAAGGAATAACATATATTTACAGATACATAGATTAGTTAGTACATATTTACACACATTGCAGTTGATACCTAAACAAACATATACCAAATaccaattatatattattatatatgccAAATATACAATTATTTACATTAAAaagctggcatttttttttcataggaAAGACACATCAACACGAGTGATCTAGATGCTGCCACCCCGAAAGGGTTACAAAATGGgaaaaatctccccccccccccccagtgggatTTATTTCCCGCAGCAAAGTTGCAATCATTAGAAGagcagtattaaaaaataaatttttaatacTATTCTTCTAACAATTGCAAgtttgctgcagaaaaaaaacccacggggggggggggttggggggctgtggggggatggggggccaTATTCCCATtttgttggcattttttttttccaaacaaaaaagCTGCCATTTTACTCAAATGCTGAAATGTTTCCGCAGATtcttaattaattattattaattattaattaattattattaactTTATTCACTTAGGTATTTaacttatttaatttatttattattaattatgaattaattacttattttatttattataaatgtattaatttattatttaatttattaatttaaataaatattttttatttattttttattattatttatttatttaaataaatattttatttattttttattattatttatttatttaaatatttatttatttatttataatttatttatttttatttaggtaTTTAACTTAGATATTAACTAAGGTATTTAACTTTGTTGGGGCTTTTGTTTCACTAAGATGTAAATCAgcgtaataatttaaaaaaaaaaaaaaaaaaaaaaaagcaaaacaaaaaagtaTCCATGCAGGTATGTCCATTTAGCTATCAGATGCCTTTTATTATAAAGGAGATATTCAATGTTTGGAGTTGCAGCATTTACTTGAATGCATTGCTTTCATCTATACAATGAACTGCAATAAGAGCAGTttccctaaaaataaataaaaaaatagcaaaacaaaaaaaaaagtatccatgCAGGTATATCCATTTATCTATCAGATGCCTTTTTATTATAAAGGAGATATTCAATGTTTGGAGTTGCAGCATTTACTTGAATGCATTGCTTTCATCTATAGAATGAGCTGCAATAAGAGCAGTTTCCCTGAATGCTTTTGACTATAGTGACcctgctctctccctctccctcttgtcTGCTCAGTGACTGGTCTGTCAGCTTCTGCTGGGAGATGAGCAGAGGTGGATATAAATATCGTTGGTCAGTGGTAAAGTGCTATGGCTGAGCTGTTGGAGAAGATCAACACTTCAGACAAGTCGCCAGCAGCTAACGACAAGTTGAGATCAAGTTCGAATAAACTTTGCTCCGAGTCAACCCCCCTTTTAGAGAAGACTCCATGCAAGCTAAGAAAACCCCACCTCCTTTTGAGCTAAGCAGTTGGTTTCTTTGATCTAAGTATAAGTGGAGCTGGAGTTGAGGTATTTTTAGAGCAATTGACTCCTTAAACCACGTGTGCCCACGTTGATCAGGATGACTGTTCAATCGGCGCTTGTGCCAATCCTACTCTTGGTGCTGGTTTCGGGGATGGTACACTGCATGCCGCGATTATCTCCCCAACGAAACGACACCCTGGAGCGACGCTGGGAGAAACTCTACTCTAAGCAAATGGCTAGGATGCCGGGGGAGAGGAAAGACGCAAACCGGGAGGGTGACTATTTGCTGGGCATCAAGCGCTTGCGACGACTTTACTGCAATGTGGGCATCGGATTTCATATTCAAGTTTTGCCGGATGGAAAAATAAATGGGATGCACAATGAAAATAAATACAGTGagtataaggtttttttttctttatattttgctgaaaaaaatataaaatgcttctttttttttttttttttttttttaatgcaacatttACCTGTTtgagtttctttttttattacaattcattTATAAATTTACAGATTATTTCATCATCTTGTAGATTAGTCACACTGATTTCACTTGATCTTTGCCGTAGTGCCTAAAGCTTAGGGGCAAATCTGCTGAACTTAAGATAAAGTTAATTGTAATAATTAAATGGAGCAGTAACAGGAAAGTGACACTTAAAGCAAAGACTGGATTGCGTTCTGCTTGGTCTGTGTCGCGAGATTAGTGTCATTTAAAATGCGATCTTGTCTTGCTTGTTTAATAATGttatattaaaagaattaaaaagtGATAGGTCAAGTGCTGGAAAGTTTGTatttgccagattttttttttttttttttcaaggggaaCTAATAAAGGCTTTTAGAAGCTGCGATAATCTCTCATTTCAGTAGTCTGCAAAGACCCTTCTTCTGCAGAGACAAGAAAATTCTTAAGCCACGAGCTGATGTCAGGTGCTGTGTTTCAGTACATACTTGACGGACAGACATAGAAACTTTGGAGAATCAAGTAACAGTTGTCAACTCAAAGCTGTAGGTTTGCAGAGGACATGGGAATTTTATTATTGACAATGAGCTACAGAAATACAAATAGGTTCGCAAATGTGTATAATTAATAACTTTCTacattaaaaatggtaaaaaattctTTTGAAACCAGTATATCTTATGTGCTCAGCTGAGTAGGGTATTGCTGGGACAACCGATTTGTATATTGGATGCTGTGACCCTATTGTTTCATTTCATAATAATATTATATGCTACATGTTTATGTCAGTTCTTTGAGATTTATACCGTTTCCTcttaataaaggaattacaaaaaaaaaaaaaaggtaaaaaaataaaaaaataaccaaaacaAGGTGATTTCGGCTTTGTGAGCATAACATGCTATAACTAAATCAGTAGGATTTTTACTTTCTCAGCACAACATAGTATTAAATGATCCCTAAAACTGATATTAGCCTTATAAAAATATGAGTACAAGAAAAGTTGGAAAGCTTAGAGTTTTTGGCATATGTATCCCTGAAATAGGTGAGGATCGGGCAGATCACATTTGAGGTTGTGCATTGAAAAATCTTTAGCGGACCTCCACAGTCTTTTACAGTGCTATACATATTATAATTTCCATTCAGCCTTATAATGATATTGGAAACTGACTTTAATTGGCTTAAGAGGTTTGACTTAAGACAGTATCTACATAgagttgttcaaaaaaaaaaaaaaaaaaatatatatatatatatatatatatatatatatactgcgagttacgaacacaatagggactgtaggtttgttcgtaagtcaaagttgttcataagtcgcaacactgcgttcgtaagtgtaacgtccgcctgtgcatggatgtgggatgtcccgggcgcttgttatgttatctagGGCTATTCTGGCCatacagtacatgtagtactgcggTATGGGATGTGtctggaggtatccaggaccagcgtagagcacaagtggccagcatttgaggccgttcgtaagtaggagtcgttcgtaactcggatgttcgtaactcaggtgttcgtaactcggggactgcctgtacagagtTTAaaaacaattatgccccgtacacaacacggtcggatattccgatggaaaatgttcgatgggagcttgttgtcggaaattccgaccgtgtgtaggctccatcggacattttccataggaatttccgtcacacaaaatttgagatctggatctcaaattttcgacaacaaaatccgttgtcataaattctgatcatgtgtacacaattttgacacacaaagttccacgcacgctcggaatcaagcagaagagcctcactagctattgaacttcatttttctcggctcgtcgtacgtgttgtacgtcaccgcgttcttgacgttcggaatttccgacaagatttgtgtgactgtgtgtatgcaagacaagtttgagccaacattcgtcggaaaaaatccatggattttgttgtcggaatgtccgatcaatgtccgatcgtgtgtacggggcattagagtgaatgaTATTTTACCGAAATTACACATATAGAATGCAAGTTATGTTGTACTGTATTTTTTCTCAGTTATGACATGGTATTTGTTTAAATGGCAAACAATACATTTAAATTGTATATATTatatgatgaaacaaaaaaaatgtattaccagTAATATTTTCCAGATTTAATACTTGGAATAATGTAAGTCAAAGAGCAAAATGATTGCAGCAAATTCTGTAAATCAATGCATTGTATAGATTTCTCTATCTTGTGCACCTGGGATACCCAACCTGTAAATGTCTATGTACAGTGGTGAATGCAATGTGTTTCAGTGTTAATCTGAACCATCATCAAAAACAATGGGTgcagtagggcagtggttctcaacctcagtcctcaagtacccccaacgggccatgttttcaggtttttctttactttacacagctgctttaaatcaataacaATGATATGGCATTGacaagagctattttatctaaagccctgtacacacaattttccaatgggaaatgttggatgtgagcttgttggcaataagtccgaccatgtgtattctccatcggacaattgttgttgactttccgccaacaaatcttggctagcatgctctcaaattttccgccaacaaatgtgtgttgtcggactttccgatagtGTGCACactagtccgtcggacaaaagtccaaaatacaaacacgcatgctcggaatcaaggatgagCCGAAAACGCTcgatcttgtaaaactagtgttcgtaatggagatatcacgtacgtcttgtacgtcactacatttataattgttggccaacatttgcgtgactgtgtgtatgcaagataagttggagccaacacccctCGAACaagattccacggttttgttgtcggaaagtctaatcgtgtgtacggagctttaGGGAAGTACCCAAAACATAGCCCGTTGGGGGGTACTTGAAGGTTG
It encodes the following:
- the FGF4 gene encoding fibroblast growth factor 4; the encoded protein is MTVQSALVPILLLVLVSGMVHCMPRLSPQRNDTLERRWEKLYSKQMARMPGERKDANREGDYLLGIKRLRRLYCNVGIGFHIQVLPDGKINGMHNENKYSLLEISPVEVGVVSLYGVNSGLFVAMNGKGKLYGSKQFTDDCKFKETLLPNNYNAYESRRYPGMYIALNKNGRTKKGNRVSPTMTLTHFLPRI